Proteins from one Mycobacteriales bacterium genomic window:
- the lnt gene encoding apolipoprotein N-acyltransferase — MGGDAAAEERRERLLAAAAAVGGGLLTYAAFPPFAVRPLAVAGPALLLGAVRHRTPRQGALLALLYGLAFFVPLLSWLQVGAGTNAWLILALLESLIVAVSGAALAAVSRLPAWPLWSACVVVAQEAARGRLPFGGFTWGRLGFSQDAGPLLRWAGVGGPALVTFVVALAAGLLAVAARHAVLSRRLFRGGDVRVAWAALGLALLPAVLGPLLPGAPPAPRATTVAVVQGNVPRLGLASFDPKQQELVIRNHVEATLTLAEEVDSGRLPRPAFVVWPENSTDRDPRGDAVVRTQIEAAVGRIGVPVLVGAVLDRPDGGAENAGVVWDPATGFGATYVKRHLVPFGEYVPFRSALQPVFGRLALVAHDFVPAGDDDATPLDVDGTKVGDVICFEVAYDGLVRDTVRAGAEVLVVQTNNASFGRSALTRQQLAMSRVRAVEHGRAVLVAATSGVSAVIAPDGSTVDQSEIFTRDLLVHVVPLSSSRTLATRAGAWPEWLLTAVAGAAVLAVAVPALRARRRRA, encoded by the coding sequence GTGGGCGGCGACGCGGCGGCGGAGGAGCGGCGGGAGCGCCTGCTCGCCGCCGCGGCGGCGGTCGGCGGGGGCCTGCTGACCTACGCGGCGTTCCCGCCGTTCGCGGTCCGGCCGCTCGCCGTCGCCGGCCCGGCGCTGCTGCTCGGCGCGGTGCGCCACCGCACCCCGCGGCAGGGCGCGCTGCTCGCGCTGCTGTACGGGCTGGCGTTCTTCGTGCCGCTGCTGTCCTGGCTGCAGGTCGGCGCCGGCACCAACGCCTGGCTGATCCTCGCGCTGCTCGAGTCGCTCATCGTCGCGGTGTCCGGCGCGGCGCTCGCGGCGGTGTCGCGGCTGCCGGCCTGGCCGCTGTGGTCGGCGTGCGTCGTCGTGGCGCAGGAGGCGGCGCGGGGGCGGCTGCCGTTCGGCGGGTTCACCTGGGGGCGGCTCGGCTTCAGCCAGGACGCGGGGCCGCTGCTGCGCTGGGCGGGGGTCGGCGGCCCGGCGCTGGTGACGTTCGTCGTGGCGCTGGCGGCCGGGCTGCTCGCCGTGGCGGCGCGGCACGCGGTGCTGTCGCGGCGGCTGTTCCGCGGCGGCGACGTGCGGGTCGCCTGGGCCGCGCTCGGCCTCGCGCTGCTGCCGGCGGTCCTGGGGCCGCTGCTGCCCGGCGCCCCGCCGGCGCCGCGCGCGACGACGGTCGCCGTCGTCCAGGGCAACGTGCCGCGGCTGGGGCTGGCGTCGTTCGACCCGAAGCAGCAGGAGCTGGTGATCCGCAACCACGTCGAGGCGACGCTGACCCTCGCCGAGGAGGTGGACAGCGGGCGGCTGCCGCGGCCGGCGTTCGTGGTCTGGCCGGAGAACAGCACCGACCGCGACCCGCGCGGCGACGCGGTGGTGCGCACGCAGATCGAGGCGGCGGTCGGGCGGATCGGCGTGCCGGTGCTCGTCGGCGCGGTGCTGGACCGGCCGGACGGCGGCGCGGAGAACGCCGGCGTCGTGTGGGACCCGGCCACCGGCTTCGGCGCGACGTACGTGAAGCGGCACCTGGTGCCGTTCGGCGAGTACGTGCCGTTCCGCTCGGCGCTCCAGCCGGTGTTCGGGCGGCTGGCGCTGGTGGCGCACGACTTCGTGCCGGCGGGCGACGACGACGCGACGCCGCTCGACGTCGACGGCACCAAGGTCGGCGACGTCATCTGCTTCGAGGTCGCCTACGACGGGCTGGTCCGCGACACCGTCCGCGCCGGGGCCGAGGTGCTCGTCGTGCAGACCAACAACGCGTCGTTCGGCCGCTCGGCGCTGACCCGGCAGCAGCTCGCCATGTCGCGGGTGCGCGCGGTCGAGCACGGCCGCGCGGTGCTCGTCGCGGCGACGAGCGGCGTGAGCGCCGTCATCGCCCCGGACGGCTCGACCGTCGACCAGTCGGAGATCTTCACCCGCGACCTGCTGGTGCACGTCGTGCCGCTGTCGTCCTCGCGTACGCTCGCGACGAGGGCCGGCGCGTGGCCGGAGTGGCTCCTCACGGCGGTGGCGGGAGCGGCGGTGCTGGCGGTCGCGGTCCCGGCCCTGCGGGCGCGGAGGCGGCGGGCGTGA
- a CDS encoding polyprenol monophosphomannose synthase, with amino-acid sequence MTTGDLGRVVVCIPTYNEAGNVASIVGRVRAAVPEAAVLVVDDGSPDGTGAIAEGLAAADESVHVLHRTAKDGLGAAYIAAFAWAKERGYDVAVEMDADGSHQPEELPRLLAALRGADVVLGSRWVTGGAVRNWPTSRRLLSQGGNTYTRVALGLPLRDATGGYRAYRMPVLDALPLGEVASQGYCFQVDLAWQAWRAGFRIVEVPITFVEREVGESKMSRAIVAEALWRVTWWSLRSLRARPRGRHPSSVGPAAGER; translated from the coding sequence GTGACGACCGGCGACCTCGGACGCGTCGTCGTCTGCATCCCCACCTACAACGAGGCCGGCAACGTCGCGTCCATCGTCGGCCGGGTCCGCGCGGCCGTGCCCGAGGCGGCCGTGCTCGTCGTCGACGACGGCTCGCCCGACGGCACCGGCGCCATCGCCGAGGGCCTCGCCGCCGCCGATGAGTCGGTGCACGTGCTGCACCGGACGGCGAAGGACGGGCTCGGCGCGGCGTACATCGCGGCGTTCGCCTGGGCGAAGGAGCGCGGCTACGACGTCGCCGTCGAGATGGACGCCGACGGCTCGCACCAGCCGGAGGAGCTGCCGCGGCTGCTGGCGGCGTTGCGCGGCGCCGACGTCGTCCTCGGCTCCCGGTGGGTCACCGGCGGCGCGGTCCGCAACTGGCCGACGTCGCGGCGGCTGCTCAGCCAGGGTGGCAACACGTACACGCGCGTCGCGCTCGGCCTGCCGCTGCGCGACGCGACGGGCGGGTACCGCGCGTACCGGATGCCGGTGCTCGACGCGCTGCCGCTCGGCGAGGTCGCGTCGCAGGGGTACTGCTTCCAGGTCGACCTGGCGTGGCAGGCGTGGCGGGCCGGCTTCCGGATCGTGGAGGTGCCGATCACGTTCGTGGAGCGCGAGGTCGGCGAGAGCAAGATGAGCCGCGCGATCGTCGCCGAGGCGCTGTGGCGGGTGACCTGGTGGTCGCTGCGGTCGCTGCGCGCGCGCCCGCGCGGGCGGCACCCGTCCTCGGTCGGCCCGGCGGCGGGGGAGCGGTAG
- a CDS encoding FxsA family protein: MPLLLVVAFVVIPLVEIYVLIQVGHVIGVLPTIGLLLVVSFVGAWLVKREGVRTWRAFRLALDEGRVPARETADGALVIVGGALLLAPGFVTDVLGALCVLPPTRAVVRKLLYGVVASRFSPLGWYETAKFGAERVRKVRAKRMPSTRPANDPGRAGRPPEPPPPALPPE; the protein is encoded by the coding sequence ATGCCGCTGCTGCTGGTGGTCGCGTTCGTCGTGATCCCGCTGGTCGAGATCTACGTGCTGATCCAGGTCGGCCACGTCATCGGCGTGCTGCCGACGATCGGGCTGCTGCTCGTCGTGTCGTTCGTCGGGGCGTGGCTGGTCAAGCGCGAGGGCGTGCGGACGTGGCGGGCGTTCCGGCTGGCGCTGGACGAGGGGCGGGTCCCGGCGCGGGAGACCGCCGACGGCGCGCTGGTCATCGTGGGCGGCGCGCTGCTGCTGGCGCCGGGGTTCGTCACCGACGTGCTCGGCGCGCTCTGCGTGCTGCCGCCGACCCGCGCGGTCGTCCGCAAGTTGCTCTACGGCGTGGTCGCGTCGCGGTTCAGCCCGCTCGGCTGGTACGAGACGGCGAAGTTCGGGGCGGAGCGGGTGCGCAAGGTGCGGGCGAAGCGGATGCCGTCGACCCGGCCGGCGAACGACCCTGGCCGCGCCGGGCGTCCGCCGGAGCCGCCGCCGCCCGCGCTGCCGCCGGAATAG
- a CDS encoding RNA polymerase-binding protein RbpA, translated as MGERVLRGSRLGAISYENDRNTDLAPRQSAGYDCPKGHHMTVPLAADAEVPATWECRFCGTTALHAGAAAPEPKKVKPARTHMDMLRERRSTGDLEEVLREQLAALHAADKKKSA; from the coding sequence ATGGGTGAGCGAGTCCTCCGGGGCAGCCGCCTCGGCGCCATCAGCTACGAGAACGACCGCAACACCGACCTCGCCCCGCGCCAGTCGGCCGGCTACGACTGCCCGAAGGGCCACCACATGACGGTGCCCCTCGCGGCCGACGCCGAGGTGCCGGCGACGTGGGAGTGCCGGTTCTGCGGCACCACCGCGCTGCACGCCGGCGCCGCCGCGCCCGAGCCGAAGAAGGTCAAGCCGGCCCGGACGCACATGGACATGCTCCGCGAGCGGCGTTCGACGGGCGACCTCGAGGAGGTCCTCCGCGAGCAGCTCGCGGCCCTGCACGCCGCCGACAAGAAGAAGAGCGCCTGA
- a CDS encoding DUF6247 family protein, translating to MTAANVPLLAWVASLDAPEQAAFYDDLATAVAAARAAHDPAEIERCLRQWRLTAEGMTNAELRDRLLDP from the coding sequence GTGACCGCCGCGAACGTCCCCCTCCTCGCCTGGGTCGCCTCCCTCGACGCGCCGGAGCAGGCGGCGTTCTACGACGACCTGGCCACCGCCGTCGCCGCCGCGCGCGCCGCGCACGACCCGGCCGAGATCGAACGCTGCCTCCGCCAGTGGCGCCTCACCGCCGAGGGCATGACCAACGCCGAGCTGCGCGACCGCCTCCTCGACCCCTGA
- a CDS encoding acyl-CoA dehydrogenase family protein, producing MPRFVQDLAPLPDLYAGDAMLRAHLDRLLGEVGHKNAAPLLESLAADAAGPLRAAHLDAERHPPVHVPYDGWGRRVDRIETGQGWETQRRAAARHGLVALPYEPEARATWGAGARVVQHALLHLYGPWSATFSCPVAMSDGAATVLLADGVDPALRDRLLPRLLARDPDEAWTSGQWMTESEGGSDVGRATTAARADADGTWRLHGEKWFCSATTAEFAVALARPDGAPGGSRGLACFVVPRYAAGTRDTAPGLFVHRLKDKLGTRALPSAEVRLDGAEAWPVGDPAEPGLRRMLALVQVTRLHNAAAAAAAMRRGLLLARSYAETREAFGLRLFRQPLHREVLAWLGVDADAAFALTGLCFELLGRAEVERDEGAAALLRFAATLAKASTGKLAVAAASEVVECFGGPGYIEDTEIPRLLRDAQVLPVWEGTTNVLSLDVLRALARDDALTPYLARVDAALDACAGEWLGPVAERLRTVRDEVAEAARAAAAAPTADATQARARALMERMAHLLAAAALTEQAAFDLDRGDARTALVASLWTRRRLLGDPAAGEGHRAFAHVVDGASL from the coding sequence ATGCCGCGCTTCGTCCAGGACCTCGCCCCGCTCCCCGACCTCTACGCCGGCGACGCGATGCTGCGCGCCCACCTGGACCGGCTGCTCGGCGAGGTCGGGCACAAGAACGCCGCTCCCCTGCTGGAGTCGCTCGCCGCCGACGCCGCCGGCCCGCTGCGCGCCGCGCACCTCGACGCGGAGCGCCACCCGCCGGTGCACGTCCCGTACGACGGGTGGGGCCGCCGGGTCGACCGGATCGAGACGGGGCAGGGCTGGGAGACGCAACGCCGCGCCGCCGCCCGGCACGGCCTGGTCGCGCTGCCGTACGAGCCGGAGGCGCGCGCGACCTGGGGCGCCGGCGCGCGGGTCGTCCAGCACGCGCTGCTGCACCTGTACGGGCCGTGGTCGGCGACGTTCTCCTGCCCGGTGGCGATGAGCGACGGGGCGGCGACGGTGCTGCTGGCCGACGGCGTCGACCCGGCGCTGCGCGACCGGCTGCTCCCCCGGCTGCTGGCCCGCGACCCGGACGAGGCGTGGACGTCCGGGCAGTGGATGACCGAGAGCGAGGGCGGCAGCGACGTCGGCCGCGCCACGACCGCCGCCCGCGCGGACGCGGACGGGACCTGGCGGCTGCACGGCGAGAAGTGGTTCTGCTCGGCGACGACCGCGGAGTTCGCGGTCGCGCTGGCCCGGCCGGACGGCGCGCCGGGCGGCTCGCGGGGCCTCGCCTGCTTCGTCGTCCCCCGCTACGCGGCCGGGACCCGCGACACCGCGCCCGGCCTCTTCGTCCACCGGCTGAAGGACAAGCTCGGCACCCGCGCCCTCCCCTCCGCCGAGGTCCGCCTCGACGGTGCCGAGGCGTGGCCGGTCGGCGACCCGGCCGAGCCGGGGCTGCGCCGGATGCTCGCGCTCGTCCAGGTGACCCGGCTGCACAACGCCGCCGCCGCGGCGGCCGCGATGCGCCGCGGCCTGCTGCTCGCGCGCAGCTACGCGGAGACGCGGGAGGCGTTCGGGCTGCGGCTGTTCCGCCAGCCGCTGCACCGCGAGGTGCTGGCCTGGCTCGGCGTCGACGCGGACGCGGCGTTCGCGCTCACCGGGCTCTGCTTCGAGCTGCTCGGCCGGGCCGAGGTGGAACGCGACGAGGGCGCGGCGGCGCTGCTGCGGTTCGCGGCGACGCTCGCCAAGGCGTCCACCGGTAAGCTCGCGGTCGCCGCGGCCAGCGAGGTCGTCGAGTGCTTCGGCGGCCCCGGGTACATCGAGGACACCGAGATCCCCCGCCTGCTCCGCGACGCGCAGGTGCTGCCCGTCTGGGAGGGCACCACGAACGTGCTCTCCCTCGACGTCCTCCGCGCGCTCGCCCGCGACGACGCGCTGACGCCGTACCTCGCCCGCGTCGACGCCGCCCTCGACGCCTGCGCCGGCGAGTGGCTCGGCCCGGTCGCCGAACGCCTGCGCACCGTCCGCGACGAGGTCGCCGAGGCGGCCCGCGCCGCCGCCGCGGCACCCACCGCCGACGCCACCCAGGCCCGCGCCCGCGCGCTGATGGAACGCATGGCGCACCTGCTCGCGGCCGCCGCGCTGACCGAGCAGGCGGCGTTCGACCTCGACCGCGGCGACGCCCGCACCGCGCTCGTCGCCTCGCTCTGGACACGCCGGCGCCTGCTCGGCGACCCGGCCGCGGGCGAGGGCCACCGGGCGTTCGCGCACGTCGTGGACGGGGCGTCGCTGTGA
- a CDS encoding NlpC/P60 family protein, with protein sequence MRTRAATRVAGVVLALAALGASAAVGVTGNGTPPAPDAAAAKVLAAARTHLGDKYVYGATGPDRWDCSGLTSVLWRTVGGASAIPRTSRQQQAWAWPLRAADARPGDLVFFGSPVTHVAFYQGNGRILDASSSKGVVVERAIWTGDVVRYGRVPRSGVPHPAPPPAPKPAPAPVAKPAPKPAPKPVAKPAPKPGAKPAPKAAPAPARTTLRPVPPPGHRPRTATTPEMARFVAALRTRIGTDWAAGESGEHGPRYDAAGLVRWAWARCGYAILPNTPAAIERLAKPVALRDLAVGDLVLYGGPAVHVGVYVGNGQMIDASKVLRTVSQRAVFASETVRFARLTPPRH encoded by the coding sequence ATGCGTACGCGTGCCGCGACCCGGGTGGCGGGCGTCGTCCTGGCGCTCGCCGCGCTGGGGGCCTCGGCCGCCGTCGGCGTGACCGGCAACGGCACCCCGCCCGCGCCGGACGCCGCCGCCGCGAAGGTGCTCGCCGCCGCGCGGACGCACCTGGGGGACAAGTACGTCTACGGCGCCACCGGGCCAGACCGCTGGGACTGCTCCGGGCTGACGTCGGTGCTCTGGCGCACCGTCGGCGGCGCGAGCGCGATCCCGCGCACGTCCCGGCAGCAGCAGGCGTGGGCCTGGCCGCTGCGCGCGGCCGACGCGCGCCCGGGCGACCTGGTGTTCTTCGGCTCGCCGGTGACGCACGTCGCGTTCTACCAGGGGAACGGCCGCATCCTCGACGCCTCGAGCTCGAAGGGCGTCGTGGTGGAGCGCGCGATCTGGACCGGCGACGTCGTGCGGTACGGCCGGGTGCCACGCAGCGGTGTCCCGCACCCGGCGCCGCCGCCCGCACCGAAGCCCGCGCCCGCGCCGGTCGCCAAGCCGGCCCCGAAGCCGGCGCCGAAGCCTGTGGCCAAGCCCGCCCCCAAGCCTGGGGCGAAGCCGGCGCCGAAGGCCGCGCCCGCCCCGGCGCGGACGACGTTGCGCCCGGTCCCGCCGCCGGGGCACCGGCCGCGGACGGCGACGACGCCGGAGATGGCGCGGTTCGTGGCGGCGTTGCGCACCCGGATCGGGACCGACTGGGCGGCGGGCGAGAGCGGCGAGCACGGGCCGCGGTACGACGCGGCCGGGCTGGTCCGCTGGGCCTGGGCGCGGTGCGGGTACGCGATCCTGCCGAACACCCCCGCCGCGATCGAGCGCCTCGCGAAGCCGGTGGCGCTGCGCGACCTGGCCGTCGGCGACCTCGTCCTCTACGGCGGGCCGGCCGTGCACGTCGGGGTCTACGTCGGCAACGGCCAGATGATCGACGCGTCGAAGGTGCTGCGGACGGTGTCGCAGCGGGCGGTGTTCGCGAGCGAGACGGTGCGGTTCGCGCGGCTCACGCCGCCCCGGCACTAG
- a CDS encoding alpha/beta fold hydrolase, translated as MLVLLHGALGNAAQLAGLAARLAPDGAVALPDLDGHGARPDAGPFDLGAFVDTVLAAGDGPLDLVGYSLGGYVALAAAAAAPERVRRVVTVATKLAWTPEVAAAEARRLDPDRLTERAPAFVADLAGRHPGPGARTMLERTAAFLTGLGTAPPLDLGAVACPTLVVVGEADALVTRAECEAAVDRLPHGRLAVLPGAPHQYERLDEAALADLIGGFLGG; from the coding sequence GTGCTGGTCCTCCTGCACGGCGCGCTCGGCAACGCGGCCCAGCTCGCCGGCCTCGCCGCCCGCCTCGCCCCGGACGGCGCTGTCGCTCTGCCGGACCTCGACGGGCACGGCGCGCGCCCGGACGCCGGGCCGTTCGACCTCGGTGCCTTTGTCGACACCGTGCTGGCCGCGGGCGACGGGCCGCTCGACCTGGTCGGCTACAGCCTCGGCGGCTACGTCGCCCTCGCCGCCGCCGCGGCCGCCCCCGAGCGGGTACGCCGCGTGGTCACGGTCGCCACCAAGCTCGCCTGGACGCCGGAGGTCGCCGCCGCCGAGGCGCGGCGGCTCGACCCGGACCGGCTGACCGAACGCGCCCCGGCGTTCGTGGCCGACCTCGCCGGACGCCACCCCGGCCCCGGCGCCCGGACGATGCTCGAGCGCACGGCGGCGTTCCTCACCGGCCTCGGCACCGCGCCGCCGCTCGACCTCGGCGCCGTCGCCTGCCCCACCCTGGTCGTCGTCGGTGAGGCGGACGCGCTGGTCACCCGCGCCGAGTGCGAGGCGGCGGTCGACCGCCTCCCGCACGGCCGGCTCGCCGTGCTGCCGGGCGCGCCGCACCAGTACGAGCGCCTGGACGAGGCCGCCCTCGCCGACCTGATCGGCGGCTTCCTCGGCGGCTGA
- a CDS encoding DUF1906 domain-containing protein has translation MTIRGIDYFSGERADFAAFRAAGLSFACRYISTPGNDKNLTPHEVAGLHANGLSIVVVFERTQLRSLEGAAGGTEDGGLAREQAGVLGCPGTVPIYAAVDFDAQPKDMPTVLAYLRAFEAAVAPHPLGVYGGFRVIDTVHKAHGWRVPGPFLWQAGAWSKQGRHPAAHLHQNGGDHVGGVDVDTDRATGPGYGGWAPPGGVLARLDADDLAAIAGLVRNALDEGTGHGQHDWGSTSKAILGTVQANHNDLADVRHALREHT, from the coding sequence ATGACCATACGGGGGATCGACTACTTCAGCGGCGAGCGCGCCGACTTCGCGGCGTTCCGGGCGGCGGGCCTCTCGTTCGCCTGCCGGTACATCTCGACGCCCGGCAACGACAAGAACCTCACGCCCCACGAGGTGGCGGGCCTCCACGCGAACGGCCTGAGCATCGTCGTCGTCTTCGAACGCACGCAGCTCCGGTCCCTGGAAGGCGCCGCCGGCGGCACCGAGGACGGCGGGCTGGCGCGCGAGCAGGCCGGCGTCCTCGGCTGCCCGGGCACGGTCCCGATCTACGCGGCGGTCGACTTCGACGCCCAGCCGAAGGACATGCCGACGGTGCTCGCCTACCTGCGGGCGTTCGAGGCGGCGGTCGCGCCGCACCCGCTCGGCGTCTACGGCGGATTCCGGGTGATCGACACGGTGCACAAGGCGCACGGCTGGCGGGTGCCGGGGCCGTTCCTGTGGCAGGCCGGGGCGTGGTCGAAGCAGGGGCGCCACCCGGCCGCGCACCTGCACCAGAACGGCGGTGACCACGTCGGCGGCGTCGATGTCGACACCGACCGCGCCACCGGTCCCGGCTACGGCGGCTGGGCACCGCCCGGCGGCGTGCTGGCCCGCCTCGACGCGGACGACCTCGCGGCGATCGCCGGGCTGGTCCGCAACGCGCTCGACGAGGGCACCGGCCACGGCCAGCACGACTGGGGCAGCACCAGCAAGGCGATCCTCGGCACCGTGCAGGCGAACCACAACGACCTCGCCGACGTGCGGCACGCCCTGCGCGAGCACACGTAA
- a CDS encoding DUF5999 family protein encodes MCPHLPTCPNADSPDHDAARVVASHPEQGWALLCNGVVRFDDTGEILPDGRVQLPVRPRLLRRVAA; translated from the coding sequence ATGTGCCCGCACCTCCCGACCTGCCCGAACGCTGACAGCCCGGACCACGACGCCGCGCGCGTCGTCGCGTCGCACCCGGAGCAGGGCTGGGCGCTGCTGTGCAACGGCGTCGTCCGCTTCGACGACACCGGCGAGATCCTCCCCGACGGCCGCGTGCAGCTGCCGGTCCGCCCGCGGCTGCTGCGCCGCGTCGCCGCCTAG